In Vibrio echinoideorum, the sequence CCTAGTACAAATGGACGCTCAGCAGTAGGAGCGAATTTGTTGATAGAATCTGCGATGTGACGAGCAGCCCATTTACCTACTTTAGCTTTGTTGCTTAATGGAATAAGTCTCATTGATTTTGCCCCTAGAAATAAAATTTTATAGTGTTCTGAAACATTAATTCGCATTATAAAATAAGTTATTAAATTCCGCTATTGTTTTAGGTCAAGTTTTTGCTTTTTTCGTCGTATCTGTGACTAGAACTCTCAAATTTGCACAATTATTGTATGGATATTTGGTAGCGTTAAACAAGATTAATACGTTTGTCATATATCGTCAGGTAGGTTTGATTCAGGGTCTGAAAGATCAACAAGCTTTGTGAGTGGATGAGTGGATGAGTGGATGAGTGGTTGGATGGTCAGGAGTGCAATGGACGTATGATCAAAGAGTGATGCTTATGTGGCACTGCCGTGCAAAAAAGAGGAGAAAAAGTGAGGAAGTATCACCGACAGGCGTGAATGAGCATGGGTATATTTAAGAATAGTGATTATTCAAAGCTATCACTATGAATTTCCTATAAATATTGGTAAAACTGGACAGGTTGGCTAAACTTACTAATTACGAAGAAGATGCGTGTTTGTTTTAAGTTGCCGCTAATATGCTATGAAAAAAAGCCCAAAGTGATTAGGTATCACTTTGAGCAGTTTTACTAATCTTCTAACACTAACTCTCTTTCGTATTCTTCCCTAGGCACTTCACCGCGTTTGCAGCCGTTTAGGGTATGAAAGCGACGGCGTCCACGAGCCAGTTGAATGTACTTCAACCAAACACGGTCTAACTTGGACTTAGCCTTATGAGGGTGAGCCAATACTTTGATGAAATGTCTTTCTTCAGCATTGGTCGGTGTTAGTTCACCAGTCTCAAGTGCAAGCATAGTGTCACCAAACAAGGTTAGGATTTCTTCTTCTGAAAGAGTAAAATCACCTGACTTAGCGAACCCTCGTGGGAATTTAATGGTGTCATAAAAACGTTTTTTTCCGTGTCGGAATTCGGTCTCAGACATATCAGCCTCAGTAATGTGGTTAGATAGAAATTAGTGTTTATTGCTCACGCGAAAATATTGTTAAAAGGCTAAAATAGGAAACAAAACGTTTTTGCCTTTACGATAAACAATCCTAGATCGGCTAGTTAGCAGATTTATTACAGAGATGTATTTTTGATGGATGTGAAAGTATTTAGAACCTTTCTTGAGGTTGCAAGGGTGCGCCACTTTGGGCGCGCAGCTGAAAACTTGTATTTAACACAAGCAGCGGTGAGTGCGAGGATCAAACAGCTTGAAGGCTATTTTGATACTCAGCTCTTCATTCGTGACCGCAATAACATCAAGCTTACCTCTTCCGGTGAGCGTTTGATTGGTTATGCTGAAGTGATGGTATCCACCTTACAACAAGCTAAGTTTGAGCTGTCGTTAGAGAGTGGAAAAGCCTTGCAGTTAACACTAGGTGGCACTCCG encodes:
- a CDS encoding DUF413 domain-containing protein, with the translated sequence MSETEFRHGKKRFYDTIKFPRGFAKSGDFTLSEEEILTLFGDTMLALETGELTPTNAEERHFIKVLAHPHKAKSKLDRVWLKYIQLARGRRRFHTLNGCKRGEVPREEYERELVLED